Proteins encoded within one genomic window of Triticum aestivum cultivar Chinese Spring chromosome 2D, IWGSC CS RefSeq v2.1, whole genome shotgun sequence:
- the LOC123052543 gene encoding abnormal spindle-like microcephaly-associated protein homolog isoform X1 — MNRCELTDPPFRDVSNLGTPKPNPNSPSPLFFTASKTPLPVPTPTPLVRRRPLAGAAPPTPIGRRKALAGAATPTPIGLRKALAGAATPTPLARRLRALELDQSRSARRAESGRERALRAFAASASSWLSLLLRDPSACGCSPAATATATHVSAAGKRDRLDGERARGSSPKRHLGRDRYGEKRKAMTPAMVAVLRESLREVCSLEDVKQRMGKYMSTEACEEVLVMMCQICKNIDERRLKMRANCPIVTDLRLKENATRVFLCYNPEWLRIGLHMVLGGDCLLQSGSWKREKEVSFLKLLLEKQLFGQNVAPTTFAHNKVVEGLHRTDYTEALGDIILKRMFLLVAALDRAKMERALPLKFGIDSLDGGSPPLFCHRANIKSSQQIIHQSLAEAMRGEGDLLMHLSTMGYKLNYQQPALSEYDFTIGNLFEDLHDGIILCRVVQLLLSDASIILKVIAPSDTHKKKLHNCTTAIQYIKQAGVPISDADGVTISAEDIANGDKELILSLLWNMFIHMQLPLLVNKTSLARELSRLNASAVEQPISVTKSHMALLYDWIQAVCAKYGLSVESSQIDRKALKYFINHYLNISIHRCPLKETFSDCRKELFSCHEQETSTVITSCPSSKLGEVLGDFLQDFPASGILANDVLFDEKGAIILIAFLCSHLTNDKRLEQLRNLISTRLDCQSLENRVSARLKSPGKNDVKYQSPRTDNTDDSCTSQEKAATIIQAQIRRIIAKNRYHELRKSISILQGAIRAWSSVIMIRKSCCLTAAFSTHVRAHGSYNRWLISILERHRFVRMRRSAIVIQQAVRIWIGERKRSENIEPFESHGFLETTASPKTDCIEMCDGEHETTPCKDLGTSIASAAPQCLDESNHIDTVTILQLHVKNSNYVTSPSPHRSIIKSGSVNSVSHHPCEIETASIASATKLACEDDVDSRSNISCGASFEHEQPVSAQLDFSLRKDIVAVQKIQFAYRRFVHNRSERISAATKIQSHWRGFTMRMCFTKQVEAIIVIQSVARHNLCSWAFRRYHNAALDIQRIARGCFARKRLLGSSLQTYTSLVSLDQSQHKKSHQSTELKIVLYSALRLQRWWRKVLLHQSIRLSAISIQSSVRGWLARKQAKRITCCIHVIQTWWRNVMFLESRKRAVTTIQSHVRGWIARQFAIRKRKSITIIQSFVKAHHVRKASKQEIVDIRSRIQKASAQVDDDMRLINRLIAALSQITGCRSISSIRQTCTTLSIATELSEKCCATLVDAGAVDILLKQIPQLNRGIPDQEVLKQVLYTLRNIARFPNVRPVLANNPQLVNTIFQELLRNKTDMFFIACEILKKLCESEEGRGFAGALGHHIRRLASMVQGLEKKVELDKRNGHTEARKEDNLRRLGEAAALYHLLTNK; from the exons ATGAACCGCTGCGAGCTCACCGACCCCCCCTTCCGCGACGTCTCCAACCTCGGCACCCCAAAACCTAACCCCAACTCTCCCTCCCCGCTCTTCTTCACCGCCTCCAAAACACCACTCCCTGTCCCCACCCCGACACCCCTGGTCCGCAGGAGGCCCCTCGCCGGCGCTGCGCCCCCGACGCCCATCGGCCGCAGGAAGGCCCTCGCCGGCGCGGCGACCCCGACGCCCATCGGCCTCAGGAAGGCCCTCGCCGGCGCGGCGACCCCGACGCCCCtcgcccgccgcctccgcgcccTCGAACTCGACCAGTCGCGCTCCGCCCGCCGCGCCGAGTCCGGCCGCGAGCGCGCActccgcgccttcgccgcctccgccTCGTCATGGCTCTCCCTCCTACTCCGCGACCCCTCCGCCTGCGGCTGCTCCCCCGCTGCAACCGCCACGGCCACACACGTCTCTGCTGCCGGCAAGCGCGACAGGCTCGACGGGGAGCGCGCGCGGGGCAGCAGCCCGAAGCGGCACCTCGGCAGGGACCGCTACGGGGAGAAGAGGAAGGCGATGACACCTGCCATGGTGGCCGTGTTAAGGGAGTCCCTGAGGGAGGTGTGCAGCTTGGAGGATGTGAAGCAGAGGATGGGCAAGTACATGAGCACGGAGGCGTGCGAGGAGGTGCTCGTCATGATGTGCCAAATTTGTAAG AACATTGATGAGAGAAGGCTGAAGATGAGAGCCAATTGCCCAATTGTTACCGATCTTAGGCTGAAAGAGAACGCGACTAGAGTTTTCTTGTGTTACAATCCAGAGTGGCTCAGGATAGGCTTGCATATGGTCCTTGGGGGTGATTGCTTGCTACAGAGTGGATCGTGGAAACGGGAAAAGGAGGTTTCCTTTCTGAAACTTCTTCTGGAGAAGCAGTTGTTTGGTCAAAACGTGGCCCCAACAACTTTTGCTCACAATAAGGTTGTAGAAGGGCTCCACAGAACAGATTATACTGAAGCATTGGGCGACATTATACTGAAAAGAATGTTTCTGCTCGTCGCTGCTCTAGATAGGGCGAAAATGGAAAGAGCCCTACCTCTCAAATTTGGAATCGATAGCCTTGACGGTGGATCCCCTCCATTGTTTTGTCACCGAGCCAACATAAAATCTAGCCAGCAAATTATTCATC AGTCTTTGGCTGAGGCCATGCGTGGAGAAGGTGATCTCCTGATGCATCTGTCAACCATGGGCTATAAACTGAATTATCAACAG CCTGCGCTGTCGGAGTATGATTTCACTATAGGAAACTTATTTGAAGATCTCCATGATGGCATAATTCTTTGTAGAGTTGTTCAGCTCCTGCTTTCTGATGCATCGATTATTTTG AAAGTGATTGCTCCATCAGATACACATAAAAAGAAATTGCACAATTGCACCACGGCTATCCAGTATATCAAGCAAGCTGGGGTTCCAATATCTGATGCAGATGGAGTCACAATTTCAGCAGAAGATATTGCTAATGGCGACAAGGAACTAATTCTTTCATTGCTATGGAATATGTTCATTCATATGCAG TTACCCTTGCTAGTAAATAAAACTTCACTAGCTCGTGAACTATCCAGGTTAAATGCATCGGCGGTG GAACAACCAATCTCTGTGACCAAGTCGCACATGGCCTTGCTTTACGATTGGATTCAG GCGGTGTGTGCAAAATATGGCTTAAGTGTGGAAAGTTCTCAGATTGACAGGAAAGCACTGAAATACTTCATAAATCACTATCTGAACATTAGCATTCATAGGTGTCCCCTAAAG gagacattttctgattgtcGAAAGGAATTGTTCAGTTGCCATGAACAAGAGACTTCCACTGTTATCACCAGCTGTCCATCAAGCAAACTAGGAGAAGTTCTTGGAGACTTTCTTCAG GATTTTCCAGCTAGTGGCATCTTAGCCAATGATGTATTATTCGATGAAAAGGGTGCAATAATTTTGATTGCATTCCTTTGTTCACATCTGACTAATGATAAAAGATTG GAACAACTACGGAATTTGATCAGTACGAGATTGGACTGCCAAAGCCTGGAGAATAGAGTTTCTGCTAGGCTTAAATCTCCGGGAAAGAATGATGTGAAGTATCAATCCCCTCGGACAGATAACACAGATGATTCATGCACTAGCCAGG AGAAGGCTGCTACAATTATACAAGCTCAAATCAGACGGATAATTGCAAAGAACAGATATCATGAGCTTAGGAAGTCAATATCTATCCTGCAAGGTGCTATAAGAGCTTGGTCATCTGTTATCATGATAAGGAAATCATGCTGTCTAACTGCCGCCTTCTCTACCCACGTGCGAGCACATG GCAGCTATAACAGATGGTTAATTTCCATATTAGAAAGGCATAGATTTGTGCGAATGAGAAGATCTGCCATTGTGATTCAGCAAGCTGTAAGGATTTGGATTGGGGAAAGAAAGAGATCTGAGAACATCGAGCCTTTTGAAAGCCATGGGTTCTTGGAAACTACAGCTTCGCCGAAAACTGATTGCATAGAAATGTGCGATGGTGAGCATGAAACAACACCTTGCAAGGATTTGGGTACATCGATAGCTTCTGCTGCCCCTCAATGCCTTGATGAGAGTAACCATATAGATACAGTCACTATTCTGCAGCTTCATGTCAAAAACAGCAACTATGTAACTTCTCCTAGTCCTCATCGGAGTATCATTAAGAGTGGCTCTGTAAATTCCGTCAGCCATCACCCATGTGAGATTGAGACTGCCAGCATAGCATCAGCCACTAAACTTGCGTGCGAGGATGATGTGGATAGTAGAAGCAATATATCTTGTGGAGCTTCATTCGAGCATGAACAGCCTGTATCTGCCCAGCTCGATTTCTCACTTCGCAAAGACATAGTGGCTGTTCAAAAGATACAGTTTGCATATAGAAGATTTGTACACAACAGATCTGAAAGAATATCTGCTGCAACCAAAATCCAGAGCCACTGGCGTGGTTTCACCATGCGGATGTGTTTCACAAAGCAAGTTGAAGCTATCATTGTAATCCAATCTGTAGCCAGACACAACTTGTGCAGCTGGGCCTTTCGGCGGTATCACAATGCTGCACTAGACATTCAGCGTATTGCCAGAGGATGTTTCGCTAGAAAGCGACTATTAG GTTCTTCACTGCAAACCTACACTAGCCTTGTTAGCCTTGACCAAAGTCAGCATAAAAAATCTCACCAGAGTACTGAACTCAAAATTGTGTTGTACTCAGCCTTAAGGCTACAAAGATGGTGGAGGAAGGTCCTATTGCACCAGTCTATCAGACTATCAGCTATCTCAATTCAATCCTCAGTTCGTGGTTGGTTGGCTCGGAAACAAGCCAAACGAATTACCTGCTGCATCCATGTCATTCAA ACATGGTGGAGAAATGTTATGTTTCTTGAATCAAGGAAAAGAGCTGTGACTACTATTCAATCCCATGTTCGTGGTTGGATAGCACGACAGTTTGCTATTAGAAAAAGGAAGTCTATAACTATTATTCAG TCATTTGTCAAAGCACACCATGTGAGGAAAGCTTCAAAGCAAGAAATTGTTGACATAAGGTCTAGAATTCAGAAGGCTTCTGCACAAGTTGATGATGACATGCGCCTGATCAATAGACTAATTGCTGCGCTGTCACAAATCACTGGATGTAGAAGCATCAGCAGCATTCGACAAACTTGCACGACACTAA GTATTGCTACAGAGCTTTCTGAGAAGTGTTGTGCGACACTTGTTGATGCCGGTGCTGTAGACATTCTGCTGAAGCAAATCCCTCAACTTAACCGTGGGATCCCTGACCAGGAAGTCTTGAAGCAAGTACTCTATACACTGCGGAACATTGCACGATTCCCAAATGTTCGACCGGTGTTAGCTAACAATCCACAATTGGTTAACACTATTTTCCAGGAGCTGCTGCG GAACAAAACAGACATGTTTTTCATCGCATGTGAAATTTTGAAGAAGCTGTGCGAGTCGGAAGAAGGGCGCGGATTCGCCGGGGCCCTGGGGCACCACATAAGAAGGCTGGCCAGTATGGTGCAAGGCCTTGAGAAGAAGGTGGAGCTCGACAAGAG AAATGGTCACACCGAAGCTCGTAAGGAGGACAATTTGCGgcggctcggggaggcggcggcccTCTACCATCTTCTCACCAATAAATAA